One Cucumis sativus cultivar 9930 chromosome 1, Cucumber_9930_V3, whole genome shotgun sequence DNA segment encodes these proteins:
- the LOC101222405 gene encoding protein tesmin/TSO1-like CXC 5 translates to MGEVGNQEMDNLSSVIPQTDSVELGNVVSSDVPAKKLARQLDFTGTGGAVLPEHPHFQSRSRCQESESPAVMVVQSQSQPQSPQQLVVLPIGTKAPLPPARKPDSPKSRSRSNVETKDATPKKQKQCKLCNCKHSRCLKLYCECFASGVYCDGCNCTNCHNNVEHEASRREAVETTLERNPNAFRPKIANSPHGTRESRDEIGELVMLGKHNKGCHCKKSGCLKKYCECFQANILCSENCKCMDCKNFEGSEERQALFHGDHANNIAYIQQAANAAITGAIGSSGYACLPVSKKRKGPELGFGPVGKDSPLNSIPQLHQANNIMSSGMSTSSPFPAAHVGSPVASGPSKFSFRSLLADLIQPNDLKELCSVLVVLTSEVAKIQAEQRSDEKQINDPQQTSRASSSGDGVQHQKAEEKAADGECGSSNQSDRSVHDSSNSNSSDMTRARPMSPGTLALMCDEQDTMFMGAGLADGSAAHDCNTSSHVPDRSLSEVYIEQERIVLTKFRDCLNKLITLGEIKETKLTSRSESEVGNQNQSNNFTSNSGCQQRSISNGVVKNVALSAPRIPPACTAAHHPNNDLPLKILPVPKNRKSKPQIDREV, encoded by the exons ATGGGTGAAGTAGGGAATCAAGAGATGGATAATTTATCCTCGGTAATTCCTCAAACTGATAGTGTGGAACTCGGTAATGTTGTTTCATCTGATGTTCCTGCTAAGAAACTAGCTAGGCAGCTGGATTTTACGGGGACTGGTGGTGCAGTTTTGCCGGAGCATCCTCATTTTCAGTCTCGGAGTCGGTGTCAAGAATCAGAGTCACCTGCAGTCATGGTGGTGCAGAGTCAGTCGCAGCCACAGTCCCCACAACAATTAGTGGTTTTGCCCATTGGAACTAAAGCGCCTCTTCCACCTGCGAG AAAGCCAGATTCTCCGAAGTCAAGATCAAGGTCTAATGTTGAAACAAAAGATGCTActccaaagaaacaaaaacagtgCAAGTTGTGCAACTGCAAACACTCACGCTGCTTAAAGCT GTACTGTGAGTGTTTTGCATCTGGAGTGTACTGTGATGGTTGCAATTGCACAAATTGCCATAACAATGTCGAGCATGAAGCGTCAAGGAGAGAGGCAGTCGAAACTACTTTAGAGCGTAATCCAAATGCATTCCGACCAAAAATTGCTAACAGCCCACATGGAACACGAGAGAGCAGG GATGAGATTGGAGAGTTAGTAATGCTGGGAAAGCACAACAAAGGATGCCATTGCAAGAAATCAGGTTGCTTAAAGAAGTATTGTGAGTGCTTTCAGGCCAATATTCTCTGCTCTGAAAACTGTAAGTGCATGGACTGtaaaaattttgaaggaaGTGAAGAAAGACAAGCTCTTTTCCATGGGGACCATGCCAACAACATAGCTTATATTCAACAGGCAGCCAATGCTGCAATAACTGGAGCTATTGGATCCTCTGGTTATGCTTGCCTTCCCgtttcaaagaaaagaaaaggcccAGAGCTAGGCTTTGGCCCTGTAGGGAAGGATTCCCCTCTCAATAGTATACCGCAACTTCATCAG GCAAATAATATAATGTCTTCAGGCATGTCTACATCATCTCCCTTCCCGGCTGCTCATGTTGGTAGCCCTGTAGCATCGGGGCCTTCAAAATTCTCATTCAG GTCCTTATTAGCTGACCTCATCCAGCCGAACGACTTGAAGGAGCTTTGCTCGGTTTTAGTGGTGTTGACTAGTGAAGTTGCCAAGATCCAAGCAG AACAAAGAAGTGATGAGAAACAGATAAATGATCCACAACAGACTTCTCGTGCTTCATCTAGTGGAGACGGGGTACAACATCAGAAGGCCGAAGAGAAAGCGGCAGATGGTGAGTGTGGAAGTTCAAATCAAAGTGATAGGAGTGTACATGACAGTTCCAATTCAAATAGTTCGGATATGACAAGAGCAAGGCCGATGTCCCCTGGAACTTTAGCTTTAATGTGTGACGAACAAGATACAATGTTCATGGGAGCTGGTCTAGCTGATGGATCTGCTGCCCATGATTGCAACACGTCATCACATGTTCCCGATAGGTCTCTTTCAGAAGTGTACATCGAGCAGGAACGAATTGTGCTGACAAAGTTTCGCGATTGCCTTAATAAACTCATCACTCTGGGAGAGATAAAAG AAACAAAACTCACTTCTAGAAGTGAAAGCGAAGTGGGGAATCAAAATCAGAGCAACAACTTCACCTCAAATAGTGGGTGCCAACAGAGATCTATTAGCAATGGGGTTGTAAAAAATGTTGCTCTCTCGGCACCCAGAATTCCACCTGCCTGCACTGCAGCTCATCATCCGAATAACGATCTCCCGCTCAAAATTCTTCCCGTACCTAAAAATAGGAAGAGCAAACCACAAATTGACAGAGAAGTGTAG
- the LOC101209122 gene encoding uncharacterized protein LOC101209122 isoform X1 — protein MGSRDKDSTTHHQPLLSSLVVRPSNSDGGGGGVGGTSGGRVGRGTDYEAGEVPRDPPQYSRLDRYSDDLGYRIHAGSVSPPRRRDVHRYVSNFDHSEGLTRGREFGGGRDLDRYRDTSPHYGRRVSGGRPFGRGVDGPRLAPGPFRGERSKNNPNVRPRDGDWYCSDPLCDNLNFARREFCNNCNRPRTGGGGSPRRGYAGPPSLHSPPRRFAAHPIERSPGRTLNEYRSPPRSWARDGSREMAAGGLAPPRYESRYSDHLRRDRVDYLEDSFRGRSKFDRPLPSADWALRDNGRDDFITERKGFERRPPSPPLPLLPQRGRWSRDVRDRSRSPIRGPIRSPLRVPLRSPLSSGLPPKDFRRDVFGERERDDRRGLGRDREGGPF, from the exons ATGGGTTCCAGGGATAAAGATTCTACCACTCACCACCAGCCGTTATTGAGCAGCCTTGTTGTCCGCCCTTCCAATAGTGACGGAGGTGGTGGCGGAGTCGGTGGAACCAGTGGCGGCCGCGTTGGTCGTGGAACCGATTACGAGGCCGGTGAGGTTCCCCGTGACCCTCCACAATATTCTCGATTGGATCGATATTCAGATGATTTGG GATATAGAATACATGCAGGTTCAGTTTCTCCACCACGCCGTCGGGATGTTCATCGATACgtttctaattttgatcaTTCTGAGGGTCTCACACGAGGTCGTGAATTTGGTGGTGGGAGGGATCTTGATAGATATCGTGATACTTCACCTCACTATGGTCGAAGAGTAAGTGGTGGTAGGCCATTTGGGAGAGGTGTGGATGGCCCTAGACTTGCTCCTGGGCCATTTCGAGGGGAACGCAGTAAAAATAATCCAAATGTGCGTCCTAGGGATGGGGATTGGTATTGCTCAGATCCTTT atgTGACAACCTAAACTTTGCAAGACGAGAATTCTGTAACAACTGCAACAGACCTCGCACTGGAGGTGGTGGAAGTCCTCGAAGAGGCTATGCTGGTCCACCATCCCTGCATTCTCCTCCTAGACGTTTCGCTGCCCACCCAATTGAACGTTCTCCTGGCAGGACTCTTAATGAATATAGGTCTCCTCCCCGTAGCTGGGCGAGGGATGGTTCTAGGGAGATGGCAGCTGGTGGCCTGGCACCTCCAAGGTATGAAAGCAGGTATTCCGATCACCTGCGGAGAGATAGGGTGGACTATCTCGAAGACAGCTTCAGAGGAAGATCCAAGTTCGATAGACCACTTCCTTCAGCAGATTGGGCCCTTAGAGACAATGGAAGGGATGACTTCATCACAGAGAGGAAGGGATTCGAAAGAAGGCCACCATCCCCACCACTGCCGTTGCTTCCTCAGCGTGGACGCTGGTCGCGTGATGTTAGAGATCGGAGCCGTTCTCCCATCAGAGGTCCAATCAGATCTCCACTAAGAGTCCCACTACGGTCTCCATTAAGTAGTGGCCTTCCACCAAAAGACTTCCGTAGAGATGTTTTCGGCGAAAGGGAGCGCGATGATAGGCGTGGCCTAGGACGAGATCGTGAGGGAGGTCCATTTTAG
- the LOC101209122 gene encoding uncharacterized protein LOC101209122 isoform X3, whose amino-acid sequence MVVILGMIFLLIFLISYEPTAFFISGYRIHAGSVSPPRRRDVHRYVSNFDHSEGLTRGREFGGGRDLDRYRDTSPHYGRRVSGGRPFGRGVDGPRLAPGPFRGERSKNNPNVRPRDGDWYCSDPLCDNLNFARREFCNNCNRPRTGGGGSPRRGYAGPPSLHSPPRRFAAHPIERSPGRTLNEYRSPPRSWARDGSREMAAGGLAPPRYESRYSDHLRRDRVDYLEDSFRGRSKFDRPLPSADWALRDNGRDDFITERKGFERRPPSPPLPLLPQRGRWSRDVRDRSRSPIRGPIRSPLRVPLRSPLSSGLPPKDFRRDVFGERERDDRRGLGRDREGGPF is encoded by the exons ATGGTTGTTATACTTGGAATGATTTTcctattaattttcttaatatcttaTGAACCCACTGCCTTCTTCATTTCAGGATATAGAATACATGCAGGTTCAGTTTCTCCACCACGCCGTCGGGATGTTCATCGATACgtttctaattttgatcaTTCTGAGGGTCTCACACGAGGTCGTGAATTTGGTGGTGGGAGGGATCTTGATAGATATCGTGATACTTCACCTCACTATGGTCGAAGAGTAAGTGGTGGTAGGCCATTTGGGAGAGGTGTGGATGGCCCTAGACTTGCTCCTGGGCCATTTCGAGGGGAACGCAGTAAAAATAATCCAAATGTGCGTCCTAGGGATGGGGATTGGTATTGCTCAGATCCTTT atgTGACAACCTAAACTTTGCAAGACGAGAATTCTGTAACAACTGCAACAGACCTCGCACTGGAGGTGGTGGAAGTCCTCGAAGAGGCTATGCTGGTCCACCATCCCTGCATTCTCCTCCTAGACGTTTCGCTGCCCACCCAATTGAACGTTCTCCTGGCAGGACTCTTAATGAATATAGGTCTCCTCCCCGTAGCTGGGCGAGGGATGGTTCTAGGGAGATGGCAGCTGGTGGCCTGGCACCTCCAAGGTATGAAAGCAGGTATTCCGATCACCTGCGGAGAGATAGGGTGGACTATCTCGAAGACAGCTTCAGAGGAAGATCCAAGTTCGATAGACCACTTCCTTCAGCAGATTGGGCCCTTAGAGACAATGGAAGGGATGACTTCATCACAGAGAGGAAGGGATTCGAAAGAAGGCCACCATCCCCACCACTGCCGTTGCTTCCTCAGCGTGGACGCTGGTCGCGTGATGTTAGAGATCGGAGCCGTTCTCCCATCAGAGGTCCAATCAGATCTCCACTAAGAGTCCCACTACGGTCTCCATTAAGTAGTGGCCTTCCACCAAAAGACTTCCGTAGAGATGTTTTCGGCGAAAGGGAGCGCGATGATAGGCGTGGCCTAGGACGAGATCGTGAGGGAGGTCCATTTTAG
- the LOC101209122 gene encoding uncharacterized protein LOC101209122 isoform X2 — MGSRDKDSTTHHQPLLSSLVVRPSNSDGGGGGVGGTSGGRVGRGTDYEAGYRIHAGSVSPPRRRDVHRYVSNFDHSEGLTRGREFGGGRDLDRYRDTSPHYGRRVSGGRPFGRGVDGPRLAPGPFRGERSKNNPNVRPRDGDWYCSDPLCDNLNFARREFCNNCNRPRTGGGGSPRRGYAGPPSLHSPPRRFAAHPIERSPGRTLNEYRSPPRSWARDGSREMAAGGLAPPRYESRYSDHLRRDRVDYLEDSFRGRSKFDRPLPSADWALRDNGRDDFITERKGFERRPPSPPLPLLPQRGRWSRDVRDRSRSPIRGPIRSPLRVPLRSPLSSGLPPKDFRRDVFGERERDDRRGLGRDREGGPF, encoded by the exons ATGGGTTCCAGGGATAAAGATTCTACCACTCACCACCAGCCGTTATTGAGCAGCCTTGTTGTCCGCCCTTCCAATAGTGACGGAGGTGGTGGCGGAGTCGGTGGAACCAGTGGCGGCCGCGTTGGTCGTGGAACCGATTACGAGGCCG GATATAGAATACATGCAGGTTCAGTTTCTCCACCACGCCGTCGGGATGTTCATCGATACgtttctaattttgatcaTTCTGAGGGTCTCACACGAGGTCGTGAATTTGGTGGTGGGAGGGATCTTGATAGATATCGTGATACTTCACCTCACTATGGTCGAAGAGTAAGTGGTGGTAGGCCATTTGGGAGAGGTGTGGATGGCCCTAGACTTGCTCCTGGGCCATTTCGAGGGGAACGCAGTAAAAATAATCCAAATGTGCGTCCTAGGGATGGGGATTGGTATTGCTCAGATCCTTT atgTGACAACCTAAACTTTGCAAGACGAGAATTCTGTAACAACTGCAACAGACCTCGCACTGGAGGTGGTGGAAGTCCTCGAAGAGGCTATGCTGGTCCACCATCCCTGCATTCTCCTCCTAGACGTTTCGCTGCCCACCCAATTGAACGTTCTCCTGGCAGGACTCTTAATGAATATAGGTCTCCTCCCCGTAGCTGGGCGAGGGATGGTTCTAGGGAGATGGCAGCTGGTGGCCTGGCACCTCCAAGGTATGAAAGCAGGTATTCCGATCACCTGCGGAGAGATAGGGTGGACTATCTCGAAGACAGCTTCAGAGGAAGATCCAAGTTCGATAGACCACTTCCTTCAGCAGATTGGGCCCTTAGAGACAATGGAAGGGATGACTTCATCACAGAGAGGAAGGGATTCGAAAGAAGGCCACCATCCCCACCACTGCCGTTGCTTCCTCAGCGTGGACGCTGGTCGCGTGATGTTAGAGATCGGAGCCGTTCTCCCATCAGAGGTCCAATCAGATCTCCACTAAGAGTCCCACTACGGTCTCCATTAAGTAGTGGCCTTCCACCAAAAGACTTCCGTAGAGATGTTTTCGGCGAAAGGGAGCGCGATGATAGGCGTGGCCTAGGACGAGATCGTGAGGGAGGTCCATTTTAG